The DNA window TGTATAATAAACTGATGTTTTTGCCATGTAGTAAACCCAGAGAATTTCCAACAAATGTAAAATTCCACTTGTAAAATTTACAGACGAAAAACTATTACGTTTCTACTATTATGTTTCTTCTTTTAACGatcttataataatattttaacttataatcCACCATTTTGGTCTGATTCCAAGTTGGGTTCCTTTCCTGTACACTGCCTTTTGCCTTCTGATTTACCGATCTGCACATGCAACTCCCCAAACCCACTCGATCCATCCGTGTGATCAACTGAGAGAACAACTGCATTAGTGTTTGAGTTTCCGATAGACTCACCCACACAGTCTCACGTATTCACTCGCTCTTTTCTCCCAGTTGGAGGCTCGTTTTACGTACGTGAACGGGAGAGCGCTGCGAACTATGGTAGTATGTGTTTTTTACAGGCACTCACTAATACCACCACAGTGCTCGCCGCTCTCGCGTAATTTTTGAGCTCTTTGCAAAGTGATCAGCTGTTGGATCAGCTGTTTGGGGAACACCTCCTAAAAGGAAGAGCTTCTCCTGTTTTATTTGAAACTGGGAAGATATACTTATAGGGAGTAGAAAAAATGGAACTGTACTTTTCTGAAGGCAAACTTCTAGAATTTCATATCAAAGCACGTAGTTTCACAAGGCTGTCACATGGCAACACCCAGAAATAGAGGCGTAGAAAACATGGAGGCCTTGCCTGACCGGCTATACCTAATATACATTTGTTGTTTCTATGAGTATACACACAATGGCGATAAGCAGTTCTCTGTCTCGATCGCTCTCACTGACCACCTCGAAACAAGTGGGTATAAAAGGCAGCGATCACTCTCACTCGGTATTCAGTTAGCACCAGGCGAGCGAACTTGCAGCAGCGAAAATTACACAGTTTTGGCCAACAGTTTTTACTAACCTCCGTAAAAATGAGTTCCAACTCCCTGTTCGAGACCGACGAAGATCTCGCCCAGGCCCACAAGTTTTCCAGGAAGGTGAAGGAATCTCCCTTTATGCTGGTGGGTATTGCCGGATTCGTGGCCGCCGGTCTGGTTGGGGCCTACAAATACCGGAACCGAGGTTCCATGAGCACCAGCGTCTTCCTGATGCAGCTGCGAGTGGCCGCCCAGGGAACGGTGGTGGGATGCTTGACCGCCGGACTGGCCTACACCATGGCCAAGGAGTATCTGTTCCACGAAGAACCCAAGGACAACAGCAAGCCAGTCGAGTGAAGAAGAGAGATGTAGAAAAGCCTTATGTAAGTATACCTTTGACATTGAGTAATGGGTTACTAATTATGATTTCACAACAGGCTTGCACAAAAACGATCCAGCCCACCTCTTTAGAAGAAAGTAGGAAGATCTGCATTTGGTGGTGATCTACGTACTGTGTACTATGCACCACCGAAAAGTATTAGCCACCCGACTCTACCTCCATTTCACATTTACTTTTTTCATCTGTTTCACAAAATCGTAGTTTTAAGCAACAAATTGTACTTACCAAAGAATAAAACTCAATGATATTTTCACTGTATATAGCACGATATGATTtcttcaattatttaaatatttacgtCATCTCAAAATGTATTCCAGCGAGAGAttttaaaacaacaaaaatttaattaactcaAAGCTACAGAAACCTATAAATTGGTTAACAGAGATAGTTTCTGATAAAAGTCATATAACATTACTGTTTGTTAATGTAATATAAcaagataattttataaattttaatatgatAGCTAGATAAGAAGGCAGAAATAAAgattgtttgattttaaaaaagtggtaaatgatgacaaaataattttaaaatttaccgCATGAATTATAAACATAATACTTTTTTCTAATGAATATGATTCAATAAGGTATCAACTtcaaatttaagttattttacCCTATCTGTTTAGGTTTTATATTTCGTGTAACTTTTgtgttttgtaatttaaacaACTCACAAATCGCATTTGAAAATTAGTAGAATAATATGTACATAATTATTTTCTGTccaaaaataacatttgtaCAAAATGTCATATAATTTCCAGTAATTGTAATCTAAATGATGTGGCTTAAAACTATTATTACctcaacaaaattaaatgttaatttaaaataataaaaataacgaCGAAAATTGTCTTTGTTGTTATGTACAATATATAAATCCCCAATGAAAAGCCTTAAACTGGTTCTTAAAGATTATAATTAAAAGAGACAAAATGGATTCGGTCCTACCAACTGGtaaaaactttattatatattgttaAGAACTAATTTATGGCACATAGAAGAATCGggacttcaaggtggtaaatGGAAAAAGCTTCAGGGGCTTAGTAGTTCTCGGTGGTGCGCACGTAGTTCACTCCCGAGGGCATGGAGACCTTGTCGAATCCCTTGGGGAAGAGTTTGTGGGCCTCCTCGTCGGTGACGGTGGGCAGGATCATGACCTTGGTGCCAGGCTCTTGTTTCTCTTGTTTTATAAGTGGGACTACTCACCGTCCAGTTGGCCGGGGTGGCCACCACCTTGAGGCGATCGGTCAGCTGCAGCGAGTCGATGGTCCTCAGGATCTCACTGGAGTATTAGAGGGTCGTTAGTAGGGCTACCACTTGAGAGACATCGATAAGGAGACACTCACTCTACGTTGCGGCCAGTGGACATGGGGTAGAACATGGAGAGGCGCACCTTGTGGTCCGGGCTGATGATGAAGAGGGCGCGGATGGTCTTGCCCACCTCGGGGTCCTTCTTCTGCTCCTCGTCGAGCATGCCCAGGCTGACGGCCAGGTCGCGGGTGGGGTCGGCGATGATCGGGTAGGGGAAGTCCCCGGGAATGTCCAGGCAGTAGCTCTTGATGTCGTTCACCCAGTCCACGTGCGAGTTGAGTGCGTCCACGGAGTGCGCCAGGCACTTGGTGTTCCGCTTGGCGAACTCGGGCTGGTGCACCGCGATCCTGCCCAGCTCGGTGGTGCACACGGGGGTGAAGTCGGCGGGGTGGGAGAAGAGCACCACCCACCTGGGATGGGAGTAATAGGAGGATGAGTATCGATCGAGAGGAGTGGTGTTTTGACTTACGAGTTGCCCTGCCACTCGTGGAAGCTGATGGGCCCCTTGGTGGTGTCGGCCTGGAAGTTAGGTACGGTCTGTCCCAAACGCATCTTGACTTGGATAGTGTTCTTGGTGTGTAGAACTGGTAGTTGCTCAGCTGTAGCTGTGGATGGCTCGCTCACTTGTGGCTCACTGAATACTGACTGCGAGAGCTCGCCGCCTTTTATACCCGACGGATCGGTCCGATCTGCGGGAGCGATAGAGACGGAGAACGGGCCTTATCGCGTACTTTCATATATAGTACGTAGTAGTAGTGGGGTGTCTAGATTAATAAACAATTCTAGTAGATGGTGAGTGGAGGGGGTGAAGAGACCTCGTGCAAGGTTTCCATATTTGTTTGGACTGGACTGGGGCCTCTAAAAACCGGATTGTGGCCCCACCCAACTATGGAATACGTGACGAAATGTTTTTAGAAGTACCACAAAAAAGTACAGTTTTGCTTATTTGACTCCTCTTTAATTCTGTAAAATCTGTCCAAAGAAAGCGAATCCTATTTGGACCTGATCCAAACAGCTGATCCGTTTCAGCTGATGGCTTCACCGGCTCCAAACATAAACAGAGAGCCAGAGAGCATTGAAATGTTCAGTGGTGTTGGTGTTCAGTGGGAAAACTTCAACACAACGAAAGGTACAAGCACACCGATAGCGGGACAGAGAGATCGAGAGAGCGGCGCAAAGTGAATTGGTATTTGTGAGTGCCTGTGAAAAACGCACACTGCTATAGATCACTGCGCTCTCCCGTTCACGTACACAAAACGAGCCTCCAATTGGGAGAAGAGCGAGTGAATTTGTGAGACTGTGTGGGTGAGTCTATGGGAAATTCGCACACCAATGCAGATTTCCGCTCAATGGGTCACACGGATGCATCCACTGGGTTTGGGAAGTCGCATGGGCAGATCGCTAACTCAGAAGGCAAACGACAGTTCACAGGAATGGAACCCAACTTAAAATAGGATTATAATATGGGATTTAATATGCCCCCAAACGTGTGGGGAGGCATTTGAAGGAGAATTCCAGATATATTTCGAGTTTCTCTACAGTTATTACTGTTTTTGCTTTCGATAGAAAAATCGTTGTTGCAAAGGGAAACCCAAGAACTAAAAACATTTGGTTGTATTATGCACATTCCATGGTAATTTGCCATTTGCCGCTAGTTATCATTTCCAAGGTTGTTTGTTGTTTACCAAATGGTTTTTCTGGGCAAGACGGGCGCATAATAGGGAGAGTATTCgagagaaaaacaaaaaagactATAGAATACTCAGAGCGAACCGGGTTTAAACGTGTGCTATCAGATCGATTGACTGCTAGTATTGCAACGTTATCGAAACATTCAAAATGTCTATCGGATAGTAAGGGAACTAAAATTATCAAACtctagttttaaatttaaaaaaaatttggtgaaCACAGAgtgaagtaaataaaatatgtttgctattactttgttttttttttttttttttttttttttttaattaacatctttatttaatataatccaggaacagatctaattaaagcctttaacctaaatgttttcttaagtaaataatctcttaattataaattataattagttttcaacttggtatataggagtagatcaaattacgactagtttcaagtaaataatatattcatattagtctcttaggagcagcccaaaatgtcttcttttgagcctgcgaattgggatagccccctgtaatctccgggctagacgattacggtgggcagttagacggtcgttgtacctgcttgagaagaacgatatttggtcttcaacaagactcaggtttaggtcattgtgaagcgtttggccgctaacgaaccactcacagccagtgatttgtcttaatgttttgttctggacggtttggaaacgttttcggtgggacgcagccgccactccccaaatttggattccatatctccaagttggtgcgatgatttgttgataaatgtgccgcttgcatcttagagatagtttgcttttcttgtttagcatccagaataattggttccgctttaggttgcacattttgacgactctggcaatatgttctcggaaggttaggcgtttgtccagtgtgaggcctaggtatttcgccttagtcgcttgctctatgtccacattattaatgtggaccaccggagttgtttttcggcgtaacgtaaagcaaacgtttacgcatttgctttcgttgattttgatattgttcgccgtggcccatttctcgaattcgttgaggtaggtttgcagcgtttgtgaagactcggtctcactgttcgaggagctgagaaagcagacgtcgtcagcgaagctggccagcagcattttgctgttgtcgtaggtcatttcttcatagcttggcttggggatgtctgctgtaaagatggagtacagtagcggtcctaagacgcttccttggggaacgccagctgtaatggcaacatttgcagagattgcgtctctggactggacgcaaaaatctctgtttgtgagaaacgatctgatgagcttaaacaggttggctggcagcgctgttttgactttggctagtagtcccgggatccaaactctatcaaatgcctgttgtatgtcaagaaagatgccgttgcagtattctttattgtcgtaggccttcaggatgtgattgactacacggtgcaattgctcaatcgtactgtggccggctctgaatccgaattggtgcattgggatagtatcattgtcttctaggtgtattataagtcgggaagctatcagcctttccattaccttcgataaagagggcaggaggctgataggccggtaggagcatggatcctgttccggtttccctggctttagaatcatactgattctagcactcttccattttttgggaaagtattgcactctaagtatcgcattgaatatcaatgtgataaataatagtgctctcttgggaaggattttaagtactgcgttgcttactaggtcatgacctggcgcctttcgacttttgagggtacgtatcatgtttgagacttcttccagacggatatgtcttattggaggtgacatctggaaagggcgctgtagtatttcgtttattctgttgatatcctcctcggatgcgaaattaaacgcagtgaatctgtcgccaaggtgttccgcaaatgtttgtacttgctcttctaaggagcgacaccagttaccattgctgttcttcagaggcgtaactttctgtggcattctttttacttttttggtaaaggaccacatattaaaaatggaatcattag is part of the Drosophila biarmipes strain raj3 chromosome 2R, RU_DBia_V1.1, whole genome shotgun sequence genome and encodes:
- the LOC122818154 gene encoding HIG1 domain family member 1A, mitochondrial, which translates into the protein MSSNSLFETDEDLAQAHKFSRKVKESPFMLVGIAGFVAAGLVGAYKYRNRGSMSTSVFLMQLRVAAQGTVVGCLTAGLAYTMAKEYLFHEEPKDNSKPVE
- the LOC122818155 gene encoding peroxiredoxin-6, translating into MRLGQTVPNFQADTTKGPISFHEWQGNSWVVLFSHPADFTPVCTTELGRIAVHQPEFAKRNTKCLAHSVDALNSHVDWVNDIKSYCLDIPGDFPYPIIADPTRDLAVSLGMLDEEQKKDPEVGKTIRALFIISPDHKVRLSMFYPMSTGRNVDEILRTIDSLQLTDRLKVVATPANWTPGTKVMILPTVTDEEAHKLFPKGFDKVSMPSGVNYVRTTENY